The DNA window AAGGAGCGGTTTTGCTTATCTGCTTGAAAGTAATGAATTGAAGCGTATTGAAAACCTCAATGCAAAAACAGAAGTTGGTGAAATTGCTAATTATTTCAATCGCTTACTAGAGCGCCAGCAAGCAGAAAATGAAGCTCGACAAGAAATGCTGTCGGTAGTGAATGATTTCATGCAAGAGATGAGCGTTAATTTGACCGACATCAGCAAGCAATCTGAGCATACGTCAAGACAAGTTGAGCAAACCCAAGGTATGTTGGAAGACATCAAAGAACTGGGCGGACAAGTCGATGACATCAATAATGAAGTGTTTGAAAATGCACGCTCAACGTTGCAAACGATGAGTCAAAGTGTTGGATTTGCTGAAGACATGCTAAAAGCGAGCTCGAACACGCAAGGTCGAGTCGAATCAGGCCTTAGCAGTTTGAATGAGTTGCTGGTGGGCGTTTCTGATGTTGGCAAAGTCATTGAAATGATCCGAACCATTGCAGAGCAAACAAACTTACTTGCATTGAATGCTGCAATCGAATCGGCGAGGGCGGGTGAGCATGGGCGCGGTTTTGCGGTCGTTGCAGACGAAGTGAGAAAATTGGCGCAACAAACGCAGAATTCACTGGCGGATATTAACCAACAATTGCAAATCCTCAGTGAGAACTCTAGTAAAGTCTCGAATGAAATCTCAGCTTTGGCGTCAGACGCCGAAATGCAAACCGCTCATGCAAAAGAGCTTAGGTCGAATTCCTCTGCGGTCGCGGAGCGAGCACAACAGGCGAATAGAGTAGCCGATAGTGCTAAAGGTTTGGCGGATCAACAAAATAGCTTACTCAGTTCATTCAGCGAATCGATGCTTAACATGAAACGTCAGGTTGATAGCTCGAATGCCCAAGTGACGGATATCCAAGCACGACTTCACCAACAGATGGAAAAAATACGAGTCAGTTTGGGGCTGTAAAGTTCGGCGAGCATAAAGAAAAAAGGTCAGCACATGCTGACCTTTGTTTCACTGGGGGTGTAGTGTTCATCTACGTTAATTAACATTCTGTTTGTGAATGCTGGGCAGTTCTCAACAGTAATTAAGTAGATTGAACATCACTTAAGGAACATATTTCACGTTAAGTGTTACACCAGAGAAAGTCTTATAAGCATTTAAACCGATGTAATAAGTACCAGCACTAGGGCTTGTGATATTACAGGTTTCAGCATTGCCGTTTTCATATGGACGACAGTCAAAGCTAGATGTTGTTGGTTGAGCACCAAATTTTACGTACATATCCGCATCACCAGAACCACCCGAAGTCGTTACAGTGAGTGAACTCATGCCAGCAGGCACATCTACGGTGTAGTATTTCCACGTACCAGATGAAGCTGAAATGTCAGTTACCGTGCTTTCTCCACCCGTTGGTGTAGTTGTGGTGCCACCGGTTGTTTGAGCAAGTAAACTTACGCCATTGTATGCCGCATAGCCGTTCAACATAACATGGTATGTACCAGATGTTGGGTTATTGATTGTACATACTTCGTTGTTGCCTGTTTCGTATGGACGGCAATCAAATACTGACGTAGTAGGCTCTGTTCCTGCACGCACGTACATATCTGCATCACCCGTGCCACCGCTCATCGTAAAGGTTACTTTTGACGCACCAGAAACGACGTTGTAAGTGTATTTAGTTTGGCTGCCTTTAGAACCAGATAGGTTAGTCGCTGCCACGCCATCTTGAAGCTCATTCGTGATTGGACCACCAATGGCTTTAAGTACTGCAGCATTTGCATCAACAATACCCGTACCACAGTTGTTGCATGTCGCTGGGAAAGAGCGCGTTGTTGTTTTCAAGATGCTTTCAATTTCATCTGGCGTTGCAGATGGCTTAGCTTGTTTGATAAGCGCAGCGACACCCGCAACGTGTGGTGCCGCCATAGAAGTACCTTGCATGTAATGGTATGTATCCGTTGACGGGCTTGATGAACCGCCATTGTGTGTTGATAAGATACCTTGTGGATCATTAGCAAAGCTTTGCGCGCCACCTGGAGCTGCTACGTCAATAGATGTGCCGTAGTTAGAGTAGTATGCACGACCACCGTTGCGGCCTACTGACGCAACGTTCACAACGCCACTACAGTTACCAGGGTTGTAATTGTTCGCGTTGTCGTTGTCGTTACCCGCGGCGATAACAATAACTGTGCCGTTTGCACGAGCAGTGTTAATTGCAGATTGTGTTGCAGAACTACATGCACCACTGCCACCAAGACTCATGTTGATTACGCTTGCTGGGTTTGCGTTAGATGGTACACCTGACACTGAACCACCTGAAGCCCAAACAATACCGTCAGCGATATCTGACGTTAAACCACCACACTTACCAAGTACACGTACTGGTACTACTTTCGCGTCATAAGCTACACCCGCAACACCTTCGTTGTTGTTTGTAACGGCTGCAATTGTGCCAGCTACGTGTGTTCCGTGCCAACTTGAATCTTGAGCATCATGGACATCGCCACATTCGTTTTTAGCGATAGCATCACCCGGATCTTTTGCATCGCTATCACGACCGCCGCCATCGTTCGCAACGAAGGTGTCCGAGATCATGTCGTAGCCCGGTAGAATGTTTGCGTTTAAGTCCGCATGAGGACGGTAACCTGTATCAAGAACCGCAACAACGACGCCCGCACCGGTTGATTTATCCCACGCAGAAGGCAGATTCAAACCACCCGTTGCTTCATGGTAATGCCATTGGTCGCTGT is part of the Pseudoalteromonas xiamenensis genome and encodes:
- a CDS encoding S8 family peptidase; translation: MITAKQLKLGALSLAIAATFQAPAIAATMTVNDIAAKVAAQPTRGTQFIIKYKSAKAGDFSTQNAADMNARAKQFIDGFASSKAHAKAKYVRSMALQNHHVVQAGKKLSPEEAQAFMDEMVATGNVEYIEIDQMLKPFATPNDPRYSDQWHYHEATGGLNLPSAWDKSTGAGVVVAVLDTGYRPHADLNANILPGYDMISDTFVANDGGGRDSDAKDPGDAIAKNECGDVHDAQDSSWHGTHVAGTIAAVTNNNEGVAGVAYDAKVVPVRVLGKCGGLTSDIADGIVWASGGSVSGVPSNANPASVINMSLGGSGACSSATQSAINTARANGTVIVIAAGNDNDNANNYNPGNCSGVVNVASVGRNGGRAYYSNYGTSIDVAAPGGAQSFANDPQGILSTHNGGSSSPSTDTYHYMQGTSMAAPHVAGVAALIKQAKPSATPDEIESILKTTTRSFPATCNNCGTGIVDANAAVLKAIGGPITNELQDGVAATNLSGSKGSQTKYTYNVVSGASKVTFTMSGGTGDADMYVRAGTEPTTSVFDCRPYETGNNEVCTINNPTSGTYHVMLNGYAAYNGVSLLAQTTGGTTTTPTGGESTVTDISASSGTWKYYTVDVPAGMSSLTVTTSGGSGDADMYVKFGAQPTTSSFDCRPYENGNAETCNITSPSAGTYYIGLNAYKTFSGVTLNVKYVP